A DNA window from Caretta caretta isolate rCarCar2 chromosome 7, rCarCar1.hap1, whole genome shotgun sequence contains the following coding sequences:
- the DPCD gene encoding protein DPCD isoform X1, translating to MAGPSWLERLRGARKTALLQDGKRKVHYLFEDGLEMAEEYDLKTSQLLARKWREKNALGSCGKWQVEVGEPTMYPGGALESELIKESSSSPIFMRRDTQTSFQWRIRNLPYPKEVYSVSVEKDQRCCVVRTTNKKYYKKFPIPDLDRFQLPLDAAALSFTYANATLIITYRKPQEILAAEEELQKELKKIKAANDGDGECKTQ from the exons ATGGCGGGGCCGAGCTGGCTGGAGCGGCTGCGCGGGGCCCGCAAGACCGCGCTGCTGCAAGAcg GGAAGAGGAAGGTCCATTACCTGTTTGAGGATGGGCTGGAGATGGCTGAGGAGTACGACCTGAAGACCAGCCAGCTGCTGG CTAGAAAGTGGCGAGAGAAGAATGCTCTGGGGAGCTGCGGCAAGTGGCAGGTTGAGGTGGGAGAGCCGACCATGTACCCAGGGGGGGCGCTGGAATCGGAGCTCATAAAGGAAAGCAGCTCCAGT CCCATCTTCATGAGGAGGGACACTCAGACCAGTTTCCAGTGGCGGATCCGGAACCTACCCTACCCCAAAGAGGTCTACAGCGTCTCTGTGGAGAAGGATCAGCGCTGCTGTGTTGTCCGTACCACCAACAAGAA gTATTACAAGAAGTTCCCCATTCCTGACCTGGACAGATTCCAGCTTCCCCTGGACGCGGCTGCCCTGAGCTTCACTTATGCCAATGCCACCCTGATTATCACG TACCGGAAGCCCCAGGAGATCCTGGCTGCGGAAGAAGAGCTGCAGAAGGAGCTGAAGAAGATCAAGGCAGCTAACGATGGGGACGGGGAGTGCAAGACACAGTAG
- the DPCD gene encoding protein DPCD isoform X2 — protein MAGPSWLERLRGARKTALLQDGKRKVHYLFEDGLEMAEEYDLKTSQLLARKWREKNALGSCGKWQVEVGEPTMYPGGALESELIKESSSSPIFMRRDTQTSFQWRIRNLPYPKEVYSVSVEKDQRCCVVRTTNKKYYKKFPIPDLDRFQLPLDAAALSFTYANATLIITSQLN, from the exons ATGGCGGGGCCGAGCTGGCTGGAGCGGCTGCGCGGGGCCCGCAAGACCGCGCTGCTGCAAGAcg GGAAGAGGAAGGTCCATTACCTGTTTGAGGATGGGCTGGAGATGGCTGAGGAGTACGACCTGAAGACCAGCCAGCTGCTGG CTAGAAAGTGGCGAGAGAAGAATGCTCTGGGGAGCTGCGGCAAGTGGCAGGTTGAGGTGGGAGAGCCGACCATGTACCCAGGGGGGGCGCTGGAATCGGAGCTCATAAAGGAAAGCAGCTCCAGT CCCATCTTCATGAGGAGGGACACTCAGACCAGTTTCCAGTGGCGGATCCGGAACCTACCCTACCCCAAAGAGGTCTACAGCGTCTCTGTGGAGAAGGATCAGCGCTGCTGTGTTGTCCGTACCACCAACAAGAA gTATTACAAGAAGTTCCCCATTCCTGACCTGGACAGATTCCAGCTTCCCCTGGACGCGGCTGCCCTGAGCTTCACTTATGCCAATGCCACCCTGATTATCACG TCTCAGCTTAACTAA